From a region of the Alnus glutinosa chromosome 1, dhAlnGlut1.1, whole genome shotgun sequence genome:
- the LOC133869377 gene encoding probable methyltransferase PMT5 translates to MRSSWLNKLSVIFGPRPPLSWLLLCLISLLALIAVLGSSSSNAFDSVTPTPVPDDYLNYRRLKEQTAVDYLELKSFSVGASRQRELSLCGKERENYVPCHNVSANLLAGFKDGEEFDRHCEVSRELERCLVRPPKDYKTPLKWPAGRDVIWSGNVKITKDQFLSSGSMTKRLMLLEENQIAFHSEDGLIFDGVKDYSRQIAEMIGLGSDSEFLQAGVHTVLDIGCGFGSFGAHLVSLKLMAVCIAAYEATGSQVQLALERGLPAMIGNFILRQLPYPSLSFDMVHCAQCGIVWDKKDGMFLIEVDRLLKPGGYFVLTSPTSKLQGSSVSMKKRNMLTPLEELTQEICWSLLAQQDETFVWQKTVDTDCYASRKQGAIPLCKEGHDAQSYYQPLVSCVSGTSSKRWNPIQNRSSGSQLSSAELEIHGVLPEDFFDNLQFWRSALKNYWSLLTPLIFSDHPKRPGDEDPLPPYNMIRNVMDMSAHYGALNAAFLEEKKSVWVMNVVPVRAPNTLPLILDQGFAGALHDWCEPFPTYPRTYDMLHANGLLSHLASERCSAMDLFLEMDRILRPEGWAVLSDKVGAIEMARTIATQIRWEARVIDLQNGSDQRLLVCQKPFIKK, encoded by the exons ATGAGAAGCTCTTGGTTGAATAAACTATCCGTCATTTTTGGCCCTAGACCGCCACTCAGCTGGTTACTGTTGTGCCTCATTAGCTTGCTCGCACTAATTGCAGTTTTAGGATCTTCTTCCTCGAATGCCTTTGACTCTGTCACTCCCACTCCAGTGCCTGACGATTATTTGAATTATAGAAGGTTAAAGGAGCAGACAGCAGTTGATTATTTGGAGCTGAAGTCTTTCTCAGTCGGAGCTAGTCGGCAAAGAGAGCTTAGCCTTTGtggcaaagaaagagaaaattatgTGCCTTGTCACAATGTTTCAGCAAATTTGTTAGCTGGGTTTAAAGATGGGGAGGAGTTTGATCGGCATTGTGAAGTTTCTAGAGAATTGGAGCGGTGTTTGGTTCGCCCTCCTAAGGACTATAAGACCCCCCTGAAGTGGCCCGCTGGTAGGGATGTGATATGGAGTGGAAATGTGAAGATAACCAAAGACCAATTTCTTTCGTCAGGAAGCATGACCAAAAg GTTGATGTTACTGGAAGAGAATCAAATTGCTTTCCACTCTGAGGATGGGTTGATCTTTGATGGTGTTAAAGACTACTCTCGCCAAATTGCAGAGATGATAGGGTTAGGAAGCGATTCTGAATTTCTTCAAGCTGGA GTGCATACTGTACTAGATATTGGTTGTGGATTTGGTAGCTTCGGAGCTCATTTAGTCTCATTGAAGTTAATGGCTGTTTGTATTGCGGCTTATGAGGCAACTGGCAGCCAAGTCCAGTTGGCCCTTGAGAGAGGTCTTCCGGCAATGATTGGGAACTTTATTTTGAGACAGCTTCCATATCCATCATTGTCATTTGACATGGTTCATTGTGCTCAGTGTGGCATTGTTTGGGACAAAAAAG ATGGAATGTTCCTCATAGAAGTCGACCGGTTACTCAAGCCTGGAGGTTACTTTGTATTAACCTCACCTACAAGCAAGCTACAAGGGAGTTCAGTGAGTATGAAGAAGAGAAACATGTTAACACCATTGGAAGAATTGACCCAGGAAATCTGTTGGAGTCTTCTAGCTCAGCAAGATGAAACTTTTGTCTGGCAGAAAACTGTGGATACTGATTGCTATGCATCTCG CAAGCAGGGTGCTATACCACTTTGTAAAGAAGGGCATGATGCTCAATCATATTATCAGCCCCTTGTATCGTGTGTAAGTGGGACCTCTAGCAAACGCTGGAATCCAATCCAGAACAGATCCTCTGGTTCCCAGTTGAGCTCAGCTGAGCTTGAAATTCAT GGAGTTCTGCCTGAAGATTTCTTTGACAACTTGCAGTTTTGGCGATCAGCTTTGAAAAACTATTGGTCTTTGCTTACACCCTTAATTTTCTCCGACCACCCAAAGAGGCCTGGTGATGAGGACCCATTACCGCCATATAACATGATACGCAATGTGATGGACATGAGTGCTCATTACGGGGCTTTAAATGCTGCATTTTTGGAGGAGAAAAAATCAGTATGGGTAATGAATGTTGTGCCTGTCAGAGCTCCTAATACACTTCCTCTTATACTTGATCAAGGCTTTGCTGGTGCTCTGCATGATTG GTGTGAACCTTTCCCCACATACCCCAGGACATACGATATGCTTCATGCAAATGGGCTCCTTTCACATCTCGCTTCAGAGAGGTGCAGCGCAATGGACTTATTCTTGGAGATGGACCGAATACTGCGCCCTGAG GGATGGGCTGTTCTTTCTGATAAAGTGGGAGCTATAGAGATGGCACGCACAATTGCTACACAAATACGATGGGAAGCAAGGGTGATTGACCTTCAGAATGGCAGTGACCAGCGGCTGCTTGTTTGCCAGAAACCATTCATTAAGAAATGA
- the LOC133869393 gene encoding 14-3-3-like protein GF14 iota has protein sequence MSTEKERETQVYMAKLAEQAERYEEMVECMKNVARLDLELTVEERNLLSVGYKNVIGARRASWRIMSSIEQKEESKGNDHNVKLIKGYRQRVEEELCKICYDILGIIDKHLIPSSTSGEATVFYYKMKGDYYRYLAEFKTDQERKEAAEESLKGYEAASATANTDLPSTHPIRLGLALNFSVFYYEIMNSPERACHLAKQAFDEAIAELDTLSEESYKDSTLIMQLLRDNLTLWTSDLPEDGGEDNLKGEESKPAEAEH, from the exons ATGTCgacggagaaggagagagagaccCAGGTTTACATGGCCAAGCTTGCCGAACAGGCCGAGCGTTATGAAG AAATGGTTGAGTGTATGAAAAATGTTGCAAGACTTGATCTTGAGCTGACTGTGGAGGAGAGGAATCTTCTCTCTGTGGGATACAAAAATGTCATTGGTGCTCGGCGAGCTTCTTGGCGCATTATGTCATCCATTGAGCAGAAGGAGGAGTCTAAGGGAAATGACCACAACGTTAAACTTATTAAGGGTTACCGCCAGAGGGTTGAGGAGGAGCTTTGCAAGATTTGCTACGACATTCTTGGTATCATTGACAAGCACCTGATCCCTTCTTCCACTTCAGGAGAAGCTACGGTTTTTTACTACAAAAT GAAAGGAGACTATTATCGGTATCTTGCTGAGTTCAAGACTGACCAGGAAAGGAAAGAGGCAGCTGAGGAGTCATTGAAGGGATACGAG GCTGCTTCAGCCACCGCAAACACAGATCTTCCATCAACCCACCCAATCCGTCTTGGCCTTGCACTCAATTTCTCTGTCTTCTATTATGAGATAATGAATTCTCCTGAGAG GGCCTGCCATTTGGCTAAACAAGCTTTTGATGAGGCAATTGCAGAGCTGGACACCTTGAGTGAGGAGTCATACAAGGACAGCACCCTGATCATGCAGTTGTTGAGAGACAACCTCACTCTCTGGACCTCCGATTTGCCTGAAGATGGAG GTGAAGACAACCTCAAAGGTGAAGAGTCCAAACCAGCTGAAGCTGAG CATTGA
- the LOC133869397 gene encoding uncharacterized protein LOC133869397, translating to MDNGGKDREEEQDGMSVHSPCKAPPSSASSLPKEQSQVELELRLLEALEIYPPVKLQGIHRHFVLYGLMEFLRKSFDRHFSSDEVLQLLDRFYNLEMLKPDDEEMEILNHEEDFCLPQSFFVKEES from the exons ATGGACAATGGAGGCAAAGATAGAGAAGAGGAACAAGACGGCATGTCCGTACATTCTCCTTGCAAAGCTCCCCCTTCCTCTGCTTCTTCTCTCCCCAAG GAGCAATCACAGGTGGAATTGGAGCTTAGACTGTTAGAAGCTTTGGAAATTTATCCTCCAGTTAAGCTACAAG GCATACATCGCCACTTTGTCCTCTATGGTTTGATGGAGTTTCTTCGGAAAAG CTTTGACCGACACTTCTCTTCTGATGAGGTCCTGCAGCTGCTGGATCGTTTCTACAACTTAGAAATGCTG AAACCAGATGATGAGGAGATGGAAATCCTGAATCACGAGGAAGATTTTTGCTTGCCTCAAAGTTTTTTCGTCAAGGAAGAATCATAA